The Oceaniferula flava DNA segment GTGCGCTGCGCCGCGCTTCAAACTCTGGCGCGCCCCCAATATCATCCGAATTGTTACATTAATCCATCATGAAAAAATACCTTAAGTTTTCCGCCATGTTCTGCGCGCTGGCTATCGTCACCGCCGTCGGCACAGGATCGGCACAAGCTCAGAAGCTGAAGATTGCGACCGTGGACATGCAGAAGCTGTTCAAAGAATACCACCGCACCACCGACGAGCAGCAGAAGTTCAGTGAGGAGTTCGCCAAAATCCAGAAGGAAAACAACGAACGTCTCGCCGGAATCCGCGCTCTCGAAGAGCAGCTGCAAGGGCTGAAGAAGAAAATTGAGGACCCAACACTCTCTGACAAACTGAAGCGCGATAAGTCCCGTGAGTTCCAGCTGAAGCTCGACGAAGCCAAAGCCATGGACCGTGAGCGCCGCGAGTTCCTCGGTCGCCGCACCCGCGCGCTCGAGCTGAAGAAACAAGCCAGCATGAAGGGCATTCTCGAAGAGATCCGCCAGCGTATCGTCGATCACTCCAAGAAGGAAGACTTCGACTTCGTCTTAGACAAATCCGGCCTCAGCGCCAACCAGGTGCCATTCCTGCTCTACACCAAAGATGCCACTGACATCACCGCATCTCTGTTGACCGAGCTGAACAAAGACGCACCAAAAGCTGCCGAAAAGCCAGCCGAAGCCGCTGAGTAATTGCTCAGCGCTCAATCATTTTTCCATGCCCTTTCCCTTTGTGGGAGAGGGCATTTTTTTTGGCGTCGATTAGACTGTTTCAATGGCTTGAGAGGGCGGCGACCGTGCACGTGCACAGGTGGCGCCATGATGCCTCGGGCAGGCGATGGAGCTGCGGTCAATCATCAGGCTTGATCGCAGCGCTCTAACGTTTCATTTTGTGCCAATGAACGAGCTTCTCTGGTCCAAACTCTCCGCTTTTTCCATCGATCATCCCGGCGCCCAATTTGCCTTCAGCGATCGGCTGGCTCGCGAAAATAACTGGTCGGCTGAGTTCACGGCGCGTGTGATCGAGGAGTATAAACGCTTCATCTACCTCTGCTGCGAAGCCGGACACCCGGTGTCGCCATCGGAAGAGGTCGACCAAGTCTGGCACCTGCACCTTTGCTACACCCGCTCGTATTGGAACGCGCTTTGTCGAGACGTGTTAGGGCAGCCGGTGCATCACGGACCCACGCAGGGTGGTGCCGACGAGCGGGCGAAATTTCACGATTGGTATGAGCGCACCCTGACGACCTATCAGGCGCATTTTGGCAGTCCGCCACCGGAGGACATCTGGCCGAGCTCGAAGCTGCGTTTTGCCCGTAAAGACCAGCGTCTGGTGGACGTTTCGAAACATTGGGTTCTGCCGCGCAGTGCGCTGTGGAAATCCGTGGCGGCGGTGGGGATCCTGACTTCATTGGCGGGTTGCACCCACCTTGTGGCCCAGGGCGACGATGGCGAATTATGGTTGGCGATCATTGTGCTCGCGGTGATCGTTGTCGTCCTGCTGATTTCCAAGCTGGGAAAAGGCGGCGGAGGGCGTGGTGGCTCAGGGGGCGGTTACGGCTCGAGTTGCGGTAACGACTGCGGTTCCGATTCCAGCTGCGGCAGTAGCTGTGGCGGAGGCTGCGGCGGTGATTGATTAGGTGCAGCGAAAATCTTCACGCATCTCGGTGCCTCAGGCTTTACCCTGTGCGGCGCGTGGGTTACAGAGGGGTATGTCAAAGAGCCAAGAGGAAATCGCCGCGATGCGGGAGGAATACGGGAGCCGCGTGCTGCGACGCAAGGATCTTGCTGAGGAGCCGATCGCCCAGTTTGAGCAATGGTTTGCCGAGGCCCGTGAGGCGCAGCTGCACGAGCCGAATGCTCTGACGCTCTCCACCATGGGGCTCGATGGTTATCCTTCCTCGCGCACCGTTTTGCTGAAGTTTTTTGATGCCCAAGGTTTTGTGTTTTACACCAATTACGGCAGCGACAAAGCCAAGGAAATCGAAGCCCTGCCCAAAGCGGCCATTCTCTTTCCATGGCTGCAGTTGGAGCGACAGGTTCGCATCGAGGGTGATGTGGAAAAAGTCAGCGCCGCGGAGTCGCTGAAATACTTTGCCTCCCGCCCGCGCGAGAGCCAAATCGGCGCATGGGTTTCGGATCAGTCGAGCGTCATCGAT contains these protein-coding regions:
- a CDS encoding glycine-rich domain-containing protein; the protein is MNELLWSKLSAFSIDHPGAQFAFSDRLARENNWSAEFTARVIEEYKRFIYLCCEAGHPVSPSEEVDQVWHLHLCYTRSYWNALCRDVLGQPVHHGPTQGGADERAKFHDWYERTLTTYQAHFGSPPPEDIWPSSKLRFARKDQRLVDVSKHWVLPRSALWKSVAAVGILTSLAGCTHLVAQGDDGELWLAIIVLAVIVVVLLISKLGKGGGGRGGSGGGYGSSCGNDCGSDSSCGSSCGGGCGGD
- a CDS encoding OmpH family outer membrane protein; the protein is MKKYLKFSAMFCALAIVTAVGTGSAQAQKLKIATVDMQKLFKEYHRTTDEQQKFSEEFAKIQKENNERLAGIRALEEQLQGLKKKIEDPTLSDKLKRDKSREFQLKLDEAKAMDRERREFLGRRTRALELKKQASMKGILEEIRQRIVDHSKKEDFDFVLDKSGLSANQVPFLLYTKDATDITASLLTELNKDAPKAAEKPAEAAE
- the pdxH gene encoding pyridoxamine 5'-phosphate oxidase — its product is MSKSQEEIAAMREEYGSRVLRRKDLAEEPIAQFEQWFAEAREAQLHEPNALTLSTMGLDGYPSSRTVLLKFFDAQGFVFYTNYGSDKAKEIEALPKAAILFPWLQLERQVRIEGDVEKVSAAESLKYFASRPRESQIGAWVSDQSSVIDSRALLLNKMAELKAKFQGGDVPLPSFWGGYRVIPQRIEFWQGGKGRVHDRFRYTREGDSWTIERLAP